In Leptolyngbya sp. SIO1E4, one DNA window encodes the following:
- the cobK gene encoding precorrin-6A reductase yields the protein MSLEGRLWLIGGTQESRWLVQRIVKGSAFALRSADRLPFLISVTTAAARQLYPEVAEASVWVGQLTADQGDAFIASHQIAAILDASHPFATDISHLAIALAQRHGLPYLRYERALLSEHAETPWQDAAGRPGNVLLPQLTDVLTGNYLRGERTLLTVGYRMLSCVEPWQAQGTLFARILPSPPALAAALAAGFTPDRIIALRPPMSAPLEKALWQQWRITQVVTKASGLAGGEDRKLAIAAELGVRLIRLARPPVCYPAQTDCLEVATEFALNPISKDG from the coding sequence GTGAGTCTTGAGGGGCGGCTATGGCTGATTGGCGGCACCCAAGAGAGTCGATGGCTTGTGCAAAGAATTGTAAAGGGTTCTGCCTTCGCCCTGCGATCCGCGGATCGGTTGCCGTTTTTGATCTCGGTGACGACGGCGGCGGCCAGACAGCTTTATCCCGAGGTTGCTGAGGCGTCTGTTTGGGTAGGGCAGCTGACTGCGGATCAGGGAGATGCGTTTATTGCGTCCCATCAGATTGCGGCAATTTTGGATGCTTCTCATCCCTTTGCGACTGACATCTCTCACTTGGCGATCGCTTTGGCCCAGCGTCATGGGCTGCCCTATTTGCGATACGAAAGGGCGCTGCTCAGCGAGCATGCTGAGACCCCATGGCAGGATGCTGCAGGGCGGCCTGGCAATGTGCTGTTGCCGCAGTTGACCGATGTGTTGACGGGTAACTATTTGAGGGGGGAGCGGACCCTGCTGACGGTGGGATATCGGATGCTGTCTTGCGTTGAGCCTTGGCAAGCCCAAGGGACGTTGTTTGCCCGCATTTTGCCCTCACCCCCAGCCCTAGCCGCTGCCCTAGCGGCTGGATTTACCCCAGATCGCATCATTGCGTTGCGTCCGCCGATGAGTGCCCCGTTGGAAAAAGCCCTATGGCAACAGTGGCGCATTACCCAGGTTGTCACCAAAGCCTCGGGTCTGGCGGGTGGAGAAGACCGGAAGCTGGCGATCGCGGCTGAGCTGGGTGTCCGCCTAATTCGATTGGCCCGTCCGCCGGTGTGCTATCCAGCCCAGACGGATTGCCTGGAGGTAGCGACTGAGTTTGCCTTGAACCCCATCAGCAAGGATGGTTGA
- a CDS encoding fatty acid desaturase: protein MTATIPSSSAAASTLSDAPSGLSDLRISDVVRTIPKSCFEKSWRKAGVSVLTTLLAVAIGYGMIAISPWFLLPVAWFFTGTAVTGLFVIGHDCGHRSFAKQRWVNDWVGHVMMMPLIYPFHSWRLLHDHHHVNTNKLHVDNAWEPWTVENFKAAPLWLQFFYRGFRGPFWWVASIAHWANLHFNLNNFAVRDRKNVKISIAVVAIFAAIAFPTLYATIGLWGIVKFWLMPWLGYHFWMSTFTLVHHTIPEIQFHPEPEWAAVPAQLAGTVHCTYPKWVEVLCHDINVHVPHHISVAIPSYNLRQAHQSLMTHWGQHIHLRRFNWQLMTQIVGQCHLYDAKDAYCSFQNLR, encoded by the coding sequence ATGACTGCTACGATTCCATCTTCTTCTGCGGCAGCATCTACACTTTCAGATGCACCATCGGGGCTAAGCGATTTAAGAATCAGTGACGTTGTTCGGACGATTCCTAAATCCTGTTTTGAAAAAAGCTGGCGTAAGGCTGGCGTGTCTGTGCTGACAACGCTGTTGGCAGTTGCCATCGGCTACGGCATGATCGCCATTTCTCCTTGGTTCTTACTCCCAGTTGCTTGGTTTTTCACAGGCACAGCTGTAACCGGCCTTTTCGTCATCGGCCATGATTGCGGCCACCGCTCCTTTGCCAAGCAGCGCTGGGTTAATGATTGGGTCGGCCATGTGATGATGATGCCTTTGATTTATCCGTTCCATAGCTGGCGGCTTCTCCATGACCATCACCATGTCAATACCAATAAGCTCCATGTCGATAATGCTTGGGAGCCTTGGACGGTAGAAAATTTTAAAGCTGCTCCCCTATGGCTGCAGTTCTTTTACCGGGGCTTTCGGGGGCCTTTCTGGTGGGTGGCTTCCATTGCGCATTGGGCAAACCTGCACTTCAATCTGAACAATTTTGCTGTTCGCGATCGCAAAAACGTCAAAATTTCAATCGCAGTAGTGGCTATTTTTGCTGCGATCGCATTCCCCACGCTGTACGCCACGATTGGTCTTTGGGGCATTGTAAAATTCTGGCTGATGCCGTGGTTAGGCTATCACTTCTGGATGAGCACCTTTACCCTGGTTCACCATACAATCCCTGAAATTCAGTTCCATCCAGAACCTGAATGGGCAGCTGTACCGGCTCAACTAGCAGGCACCGTTCACTGCACCTATCCCAAATGGGTCGAAGTGCTCTGTCACGACATTAACGTTCACGTTCCCCACCATATCTCAGTGGCGATCCCGTCTTATAACCTGCGTCAGGCCCATCAGAGCCTCATGACTCACTGGGGCCAACATATCCATCTGCGCCGGTTCAATTGGCAACTGATGACTCAAATTGTCGGCCAATGCCATCTCTATGATGCCAAGGACGCTTATTGCTCCTTTCAAAACTTACGGTAG
- a CDS encoding tetratricopeptide repeat protein, protein MSISLCMIVKDEAKNLPRCLESVQGCVDEMIVFDTGSQDETIAIAQEMGAQVETIEWTQDFAAARNQALEKVTGDWVLVLDADETLTAGGRAVLNQIRAAKTLGEHALDSVLVVNLLRYELNADQAPYSAVSRLFRNRSDLRFKRPYHETIDDSAIAVMEAEPQWQIVLWPEVALQHTGYEAEEIALRDKFTRAETIMAAYLEQHPDDAYVCNKLGALYGRSGDWEKGRSLLERGLASVKADPYTSYELHYHLGLADRRASQLESAIEHYSAALAQPVPDVVKVGAYINLGSLRQAQQDFLGAVKQFEQATHVAPNFAMAYFNLGTAHRAQGYLDPAIAAYQQAIALDPSYAEAYQNLGVALFKLGQLPESLIAFQRAIALYQKTNPSEARRLQQGIRSLGLQPR, encoded by the coding sequence ATGTCTATTTCCCTGTGCATGATTGTTAAAGATGAGGCCAAGAACTTGCCGCGCTGTCTGGAAAGCGTGCAAGGCTGTGTCGATGAAATGATTGTGTTTGACACAGGCTCTCAAGACGAGACAATCGCTATCGCGCAGGAGATGGGGGCTCAGGTGGAGACCATTGAGTGGACCCAGGATTTTGCGGCTGCGCGCAATCAGGCGCTCGAAAAAGTTACAGGAGACTGGGTGCTGGTGCTAGATGCGGATGAAACTCTCACGGCAGGGGGCCGGGCAGTGCTGAACCAGATCCGAGCGGCTAAGACGCTAGGGGAGCATGCTCTAGACTCAGTTCTCGTGGTCAATCTATTACGCTATGAGCTGAATGCCGATCAGGCACCTTACTCAGCCGTGTCGCGGTTGTTTCGCAACCGTTCTGATCTGCGATTTAAGCGACCTTATCACGAAACAATAGATGACAGCGCTATTGCCGTCATGGAGGCAGAACCCCAGTGGCAGATTGTTCTGTGGCCAGAGGTGGCCTTGCAACATACCGGCTATGAAGCGGAGGAGATTGCTCTACGAGACAAATTTACCCGCGCCGAAACTATCATGGCCGCCTACTTGGAACAGCATCCTGATGATGCCTACGTTTGCAACAAGTTAGGGGCGCTATATGGCCGGTCTGGGGATTGGGAAAAAGGGCGATCGCTCCTAGAACGGGGCTTGGCCTCCGTTAAGGCGGATCCTTACACCAGCTATGAACTGCATTACCATTTGGGTCTCGCCGATCGCAGAGCAAGTCAGCTCGAGTCTGCGATCGAGCACTATAGCGCAGCCTTGGCACAGCCTGTGCCTGATGTTGTGAAAGTGGGTGCTTATATTAATTTGGGCAGCTTACGGCAAGCCCAACAAGATTTTCTGGGGGCGGTGAAGCAGTTTGAGCAGGCAACACACGTGGCCCCAAACTTTGCAATGGCCTACTTTAACCTGGGCACTGCGCACCGAGCGCAGGGCTATTTGGATCCGGCTATTGCCGCTTACCAGCAGGCGATTGCCCTGGATCCTTCCTATGCCGAAGCCTATCAAAATTTGGGGGTAGCCCTGTTCAAACTGGGGCAATTGCCCGAGAGTTTAATCGCGTTTCAACGGGCGATCGCCCTCTACCAAAAAACTAACCCTTCAGAGGCTCGGCGTCTACAGCAAGGCATCCGAAGCTTAGGGCTGCAGCCGCGTTAG
- a CDS encoding SpoIIE family protein phosphatase, which translates to MTALPIPPGSSNSSGQETRPEATPAFALKELVARLQREQFKIQDLLSSLGFALRSLNNLNQFLELIPMIASRVTDATGGALILFRPDGQIRLERLHCQSDESCQEVKMALEAATRQVTAAFSPSGSEVAIARTAMLSLDRYVHRYLGASFQIFGTAIIVQNTERGRLYVFSREADYAWTDTRQKLVRLVADQTAVAIENEELTVALRKKERLGRELEIGSEIQLQLLPRTFPNIDGVDLAARCQTANQVGGDYYDFIPTTYEQIRHPESQESGLSPWSFAVGDVMGKGVPAGLIMTMLRGMLRAEVMHSYSAAQILHHLNHVMHIDLENSSRFVTLFYGEYNPKTRTLSYSNAAHNPPLLWRAATNAVSRLDTVGMLLGLDIDTSYYEEQVQLNPGDTILYYTDGFTDAANAKGARFDEDNLINALKWACRNRNSAQEILDYLFDMLQRFVGRDRHTDDDVTVVVMRVKPELQLNLFNQINDG; encoded by the coding sequence ATGACCGCACTGCCTATACCGCCTGGCTCATCAAATTCGTCGGGTCAGGAGACCCGACCGGAAGCAACCCCGGCGTTTGCGCTTAAAGAATTGGTTGCTCGTCTCCAGCGTGAACAGTTCAAAATTCAAGATCTCCTGAGCTCCCTTGGATTTGCCCTGCGGAGCCTCAATAACTTAAATCAGTTTCTAGAACTCATCCCGATGATTGCGAGTCGGGTGACTGATGCTACCGGGGGGGCGCTGATTCTATTTCGTCCAGATGGTCAAATACGCCTTGAGAGACTGCACTGCCAAAGCGATGAGAGTTGTCAGGAAGTCAAAATGGCTTTAGAGGCTGCGACCCGGCAAGTCACAGCAGCGTTTTCCCCTTCTGGTAGTGAAGTTGCGATCGCCCGAACGGCGATGCTATCTCTGGATCGCTACGTTCATCGCTATCTTGGCGCTAGCTTTCAAATCTTTGGCACCGCCATTATTGTGCAAAACACAGAGCGGGGCCGTCTTTATGTGTTTAGTCGAGAAGCGGATTACGCCTGGACGGATACCCGGCAGAAGCTGGTGCGCTTGGTGGCTGACCAGACGGCTGTGGCCATTGAAAATGAAGAACTCACGGTGGCGCTTCGGAAGAAAGAGCGCTTAGGGCGAGAGCTCGAGATTGGCTCTGAGATTCAACTGCAGCTGTTACCTCGAACGTTTCCCAATATTGATGGAGTCGATTTAGCGGCGCGATGTCAGACTGCGAATCAGGTTGGCGGTGACTACTATGACTTTATCCCGACGACCTATGAGCAAATTCGCCATCCAGAGTCCCAAGAATCGGGCTTATCTCCCTGGAGTTTCGCCGTTGGGGATGTGATGGGTAAAGGAGTGCCTGCTGGGTTAATCATGACCATGCTGCGAGGGATGCTGCGGGCTGAAGTCATGCATAGTTATTCAGCGGCCCAAATTTTGCATCATCTCAACCATGTCATGCATATCGATTTGGAAAACTCCAGTCGTTTTGTGACGTTGTTTTACGGTGAATACAACCCGAAGACGCGCACGCTGTCATACAGCAATGCTGCCCACAACCCGCCCCTGCTCTGGCGAGCCGCGACTAACGCCGTTAGCCGGTTAGATACGGTCGGTATGTTGTTGGGGTTAGATATCGACACGTCTTACTATGAAGAGCAGGTTCAGCTCAATCCTGGGGATACCATCCTCTACTACACAGATGGGTTTACCGATGCTGCCAATGCTAAAGGCGCGCGCTTTGATGAAGACAATTTAATCAATGCCCTCAAGTGGGCCTGTCGGAACCGCAACTCTGCCCAGGAGATTTTGGACTATCTGTTTGATATGCTGCAGCGTTTTGTGGGCCGCGATCGCCATACGGATGACGATGTAACTGTGGTGGTGATGCGGGTTAAACCTGAGCTACAGCTGAATCTCTTCAATCAAATTAATGATGGCTAA
- a CDS encoding mannose-1-phosphate guanyltransferase: MRAVLMAGGSGTRLRPLTCDLPKPMVPILNRPIAEHIINLLKCNGIYEVIATLYYLPDVMRDYFQDGRDFGVQMTYAVEEEQPLGTAGCVKNIADLLDETFLVISGDGVTDIDLQAAIQFHKAKGSKATLVLAHVPNPVEFGVVITDNEQRIQRFLEKPSTSEIFSDTVNTGTYILEPEVLDYLPSDQESDFSKDLFPLLLEKGEPMFGYVAEGYWCDVGHLDAYREAQYDALDRKVNTTFDYYTEKSPGFWVGQNTEIDPTAKIQPPVMIGSNCRIGARVNIEPGTIIGDNVTVSNDADLKRPIIWNGAIVGEEAHLRACVISRGTRVDRRAHVLEGAVIGALSTVGEEAQISPKVRVWPSKQIESGATLNINLIWGNTAQRNLFGQRGVSGLANIDITPEFAVKLGAAYGSTLKPGSHVTVSRDQRSIARMVSRSLISGLMSVGVNIQNLEATAIPVARAVIPTLGVAGGIHVRLHPERADHILIEFFDSKGIDIPKGKEKKIEGAYFKEDLRRAQIHEIGQVTYPSRVIDTYTTAFEHHLNVEAVRNSKSKVVIDYVYAVSGAVLPRLLGKFGCDAVVLNASLSQTAPSTPEREAMLGQLGQVVQALQATFGVQVSANGEQFILVDEVGTPIRGETLTALMTHMVLTANPRGTVVVPVQATGAIEHIARRHDGQVIRTKVNPTALMEACQENSNVVLGGSSDMGFIFPQLHPGFDAMFCIAKVIEMLTVQEHTLGQIWSELPRISHRFQTLRCPWTVKGALMRHLVETHPPEQLELIDGVKILNHARDSWLLIIPDAGEPLVHIFVNSEDRDWAEKQLREYRMRVQAFIEQEQGIHQAPQETAS; encoded by the coding sequence ATGCGTGCAGTGTTAATGGCAGGCGGTTCTGGCACGCGGTTACGACCGCTAACCTGTGACTTGCCTAAACCTATGGTTCCCATCCTGAACCGTCCCATTGCTGAGCACATCATCAATCTTCTCAAATGCAATGGCATTTACGAGGTCATCGCCACCCTCTACTATCTGCCCGATGTCATGCGAGATTATTTCCAGGACGGCAGAGACTTTGGCGTTCAAATGACCTACGCCGTAGAAGAAGAGCAGCCCCTGGGGACGGCAGGATGCGTCAAAAACATCGCTGACCTGCTAGACGAAACCTTTTTGGTCATTAGCGGCGATGGAGTCACAGATATTGATCTGCAAGCTGCGATTCAATTTCATAAAGCCAAGGGCTCCAAGGCAACACTGGTTTTAGCCCATGTTCCGAATCCAGTTGAGTTCGGAGTGGTGATCACCGATAACGAGCAACGTATTCAACGGTTCTTAGAAAAACCTTCAACGAGTGAAATCTTTTCAGATACGGTCAACACCGGCACCTACATCCTAGAGCCAGAAGTATTGGACTATCTGCCAAGCGACCAAGAAAGCGATTTCTCCAAGGATTTATTTCCACTGTTGCTTGAGAAGGGTGAGCCGATGTTCGGCTATGTCGCTGAGGGCTACTGGTGTGATGTCGGTCACTTAGATGCTTACCGGGAAGCGCAATATGATGCGTTAGACCGCAAGGTCAACACAACGTTTGACTACTACACTGAAAAATCCCCCGGTTTTTGGGTCGGACAGAATACAGAAATTGATCCAACGGCCAAGATTCAGCCACCTGTCATGATTGGCAGCAACTGCCGGATTGGAGCCCGCGTCAACATCGAACCCGGCACAATTATTGGGGACAACGTGACGGTCAGCAACGATGCCGACTTGAAACGGCCTATTATCTGGAACGGAGCCATTGTTGGGGAAGAAGCCCACCTGCGGGCCTGTGTGATTTCCCGAGGCACTCGGGTTGATCGACGTGCCCATGTGCTGGAAGGCGCTGTGATTGGAGCACTTTCTACGGTAGGCGAAGAGGCTCAAATTAGCCCGAAGGTTCGGGTATGGCCCAGCAAACAAATCGAGTCGGGAGCAACCTTGAACATTAATCTCATCTGGGGCAATACAGCTCAACGCAACTTATTTGGCCAACGGGGCGTTTCTGGTTTGGCCAATATTGACATCACACCAGAGTTTGCCGTCAAGCTGGGGGCTGCCTATGGGTCAACTCTAAAACCAGGTTCCCATGTCACCGTTTCTCGTGACCAGCGCAGTATTGCTCGGATGGTGTCGCGATCGCTGATTTCAGGGCTAATGTCCGTCGGGGTTAACATCCAGAACCTGGAAGCTACAGCGATTCCGGTTGCCCGTGCTGTCATCCCGACCCTAGGAGTTGCCGGAGGCATCCATGTTCGCCTCCACCCTGAACGAGCCGACCATATCCTCATCGAATTTTTTGACAGTAAAGGTATTGATATTCCCAAAGGTAAAGAAAAGAAAATCGAAGGCGCTTACTTTAAAGAAGACTTACGGCGAGCGCAGATCCATGAAATTGGTCAGGTCACCTATCCAAGCCGAGTCATCGATACCTACACAACCGCTTTTGAACACCACCTCAACGTTGAAGCGGTTCGCAACAGCAAATCAAAAGTTGTCATCGATTATGTGTATGCCGTTTCAGGGGCCGTCCTGCCTCGGCTATTGGGCAAATTTGGGTGTGATGCAGTCGTCTTGAATGCGAGTTTGAGCCAAACTGCCCCCTCAACCCCAGAAAGAGAGGCGATGCTAGGACAATTAGGGCAGGTCGTTCAAGCTCTGCAGGCAACGTTCGGCGTACAAGTTTCTGCCAACGGAGAGCAATTCATCCTGGTGGATGAAGTCGGAACCCCTATTCGGGGTGAGACCCTAACGGCTCTCATGACCCATATGGTATTGACGGCTAATCCTCGGGGAACCGTTGTGGTGCCAGTGCAAGCCACTGGAGCGATCGAGCATATTGCCCGTCGCCACGATGGGCAAGTGATTCGCACGAAGGTAAACCCCACCGCGCTGATGGAAGCCTGTCAAGAGAACAGCAATGTTGTTCTGGGTGGCAGCAGCGACATGGGCTTCATTTTTCCACAGCTGCACCCCGGCTTTGATGCCATGTTTTGCATTGCTAAAGTGATTGAAATGCTGACGGTGCAAGAGCATACGTTAGGTCAAATTTGGTCAGAACTGCCTCGCATTTCTCATCGGTTCCAGACCTTACGCTGCCCTTGGACGGTAAAAGGGGCTTTGATGCGCCACCTGGTCGAAACCCACCCCCCAGAGCAGTTAGAACTGATCGATGGCGTTAAAATTCTGAATCATGCGAGAGATAGCTGGCTGCTGATCATCCCCGATGCTGGGGAACCCTTAGTCCACATCTTTGTCAATAGCGAAGATAGAGACTGGGCGGAGAAGCAACTACGCGAGTATCGCATGCGTGTCCAGGCTTTTATCGAGCAGGAGCAAGGAATTCACCAAGCGCCTCAGGAGACTGCATCATGA
- the argH gene encoding argininosuccinate lyase has translation MSFHAPKTWSQRFESALHPAIAAFNASISFDIELLEYDLTGSQAHARMLAKTGIISPEDGETLIKGLEQIRQEYREGKFTPTIEDEDVHFAVEHRLVELVGDVGKKLHTARSRNDQVGTDTRLYLRDQIDALKVQVRTYQQALLSQAEHHVETLIPGYTHLQRAQPLSLAHHLLAYFEMAQRDWERLDDVRRRVNISPLGCGALAGTTFPIDRAYSAELLGFEHIYRNSLDGVSDRDFAIEFTAAASLILMHLSRLSEEMILWASEEFGFVTLKDSCATGSSIMPQKKNPDVPELVRGKTGRVFGHLQSLLVMMKGLPMAYNKDLQEDKEPLFDTVKTVQDCLAAMTILLDEGIQFRPDRLSAAVAADFSNATDVADYLVTKGVPFREAYNLVGRVVKQSLAANKLLKDLTLDEWQTLHPAFAADIYDAIAPHQVVAARNSSGGTGFDQVRQALLGARQTLLE, from the coding sequence GTGAGTTTTCATGCCCCCAAAACCTGGAGTCAACGGTTCGAGTCGGCGTTGCATCCTGCGATCGCAGCCTTTAATGCCAGCATTTCATTCGATATCGAACTGTTGGAATACGACCTGACCGGATCTCAAGCTCATGCTCGAATGCTGGCCAAAACTGGCATTATCTCTCCTGAAGACGGAGAAACCTTGATTAAAGGATTAGAGCAAATTCGCCAGGAGTATCGTGAAGGCAAGTTTACGCCCACCATTGAGGATGAAGACGTCCACTTCGCGGTGGAGCATCGCCTCGTAGAACTGGTGGGAGATGTGGGTAAAAAGCTGCACACAGCTCGCTCGCGCAATGATCAGGTGGGCACTGATACGCGTCTTTACCTGCGGGATCAAATTGATGCCCTGAAAGTGCAGGTACGCACTTATCAGCAAGCGTTGCTCAGTCAAGCAGAGCACCACGTGGAAACGTTGATTCCTGGCTATACGCACTTGCAGCGTGCCCAGCCGCTGAGCCTGGCCCATCATCTGCTGGCCTATTTTGAAATGGCCCAACGAGATTGGGAGCGTTTAGACGATGTCCGCCGACGGGTCAACATTTCTCCCCTCGGGTGTGGTGCTTTGGCCGGAACCACATTTCCCATCGATCGCGCTTACTCTGCAGAGTTATTAGGGTTTGAACACATCTATCGCAATAGTCTAGATGGGGTCAGCGATCGCGATTTTGCCATCGAATTTACTGCGGCTGCCAGCTTAATCTTGATGCATTTGTCCCGACTGTCAGAGGAAATGATTCTCTGGGCCTCGGAGGAATTTGGCTTCGTGACCCTCAAAGATAGCTGTGCGACCGGATCTAGCATCATGCCCCAGAAGAAAAACCCGGATGTCCCTGAACTGGTACGGGGCAAGACCGGTCGGGTGTTTGGTCATCTCCAGAGTCTGTTGGTGATGATGAAAGGCCTGCCCATGGCCTACAACAAGGATTTGCAAGAAGATAAAGAACCCCTATTTGACACCGTGAAAACCGTCCAAGATTGCCTGGCTGCGATGACCATTCTGCTGGATGAAGGCATTCAGTTTCGCCCAGACCGTCTCTCAGCAGCGGTTGCCGCTGATTTTTCCAACGCGACGGATGTGGCTGATTATCTGGTGACAAAGGGTGTCCCGTTTCGGGAGGCCTACAATCTGGTGGGGCGAGTTGTTAAACAAAGTTTGGCCGCTAACAAACTGCTGAAAGACTTGACCTTAGACGAGTGGCAGACTTTGCATCCGGCCTTTGCAGCCGATATCTATGACGCGATCGCCCCCCACCAGGTGGTTGCTGCTCGCAATAGCTCAGGGGGGACTGGCTTTGATCAGGTGCGTCAGGCCCTGCTAGGGGCTCGTCAGACGCTGTTAGAGTGA
- a CDS encoding methyltransferase domain-containing protein, whose protein sequence is MASSTWAERFETVAQRYDREYRGETVEVPESVEALPVFQDWVAGSLAARITSPFWEIAQPKKRQTCLDLGCGGSFLFYPWRDWDARFYGQDISPAICQMVNARGSQLNSKLYKGMRQAPAHQLDGYEPGQFDLAIATGVSCYYPWDYWDIVLSAVKKVLKPEGAFVFDVINPEKELAEDWAILEMYLGAEVELMPLADWKKSLKAAGVKVKKEKEGELFHLFKVVF, encoded by the coding sequence ATGGCCTCTAGTACTTGGGCTGAGCGTTTCGAAACTGTTGCCCAGCGATACGATCGTGAATATCGAGGGGAAACGGTCGAGGTGCCGGAGTCGGTTGAGGCGCTGCCTGTTTTCCAAGACTGGGTGGCGGGTAGTTTGGCTGCTCGAATTACGTCTCCTTTCTGGGAGATTGCCCAGCCAAAGAAGCGGCAAACCTGTTTAGACCTAGGATGTGGCGGCAGCTTTTTGTTTTATCCCTGGCGCGATTGGGATGCTCGCTTTTATGGTCAAGATATCAGCCCGGCAATTTGCCAAATGGTGAATGCCCGTGGCTCTCAGCTCAATTCCAAGCTGTACAAGGGCATGCGACAAGCGCCTGCCCATCAGCTTGATGGGTATGAACCGGGACAATTCGATCTGGCGATCGCCACTGGCGTGAGCTGTTATTATCCCTGGGATTATTGGGACATCGTGTTGTCAGCGGTCAAAAAGGTGCTGAAGCCAGAGGGTGCCTTCGTCTTTGACGTGATTAATCCAGAGAAAGAGCTGGCTGAGGACTGGGCCATTTTAGAGATGTATCTGGGGGCAGAGGTCGAACTGATGCCGTTGGCTGACTGGAAAAAGTCTCTGAAAGCTGCAGGGGTCAAGGTTAAAAAAGAGAAGGAAGGCGAGCTATTTCATCTCTTTAAAGTGGTGTTTTAA
- a CDS encoding single-stranded DNA-binding protein has translation MNHCMLMAEIIVAPQLRYTQDNQTAIAELTVSFPGLRAEDAPQQMKVIGWGNLAQEIQERYQVGDRVLIEGRLSMNTVDRPEGFKEKQAELTAQKLHRLSDLSSLSIPQPTAAAGSPSTTAPAPSAPAPSTPQPAATAPTTAEPEVDYDDIPF, from the coding sequence ATGAACCACTGTATGCTCATGGCTGAGATTATCGTGGCACCACAGCTACGGTATACCCAAGATAATCAGACCGCAATCGCTGAGTTGACCGTCTCATTTCCAGGGTTACGGGCTGAAGATGCGCCCCAGCAAATGAAAGTTATTGGCTGGGGAAACCTCGCGCAGGAGATTCAAGAGCGCTATCAGGTCGGTGATCGCGTCTTAATCGAAGGTCGTCTGTCGATGAATACCGTTGATCGCCCTGAAGGGTTCAAAGAAAAGCAAGCAGAGTTGACAGCTCAGAAACTTCACCGTCTCTCCGATCTAAGTTCCTTATCGATTCCTCAGCCGACTGCAGCAGCAGGTAGCCCTTCTACGACGGCACCAGCGCCTTCTGCTCCGGCTCCCTCGACCCCTCAACCAGCGGCAACAGCCCCTACTACCGCTGAACCAGAAGTCGATTACGATGATATTCCTTTTTAA